A window of Tissierellales bacterium contains these coding sequences:
- the rplJ gene encoding 50S ribosomal protein L10 — translation MGDVLQGKKEIVEEIKGKVNKSEAVVLVDYRGLNVSEITELRKQCREAGVDYKVYKNTLMKFAFRDAGFEEFTEHLAGPNAVAFGYDDPVQAAKVTSDFAKGHDKLEIKVGIVDGKIIDVKEIKSLASLPSKEELVAQALRGLNAPITGFVNVLQGNIRNLAYALNAIKEKKEAQEA, via the coding sequence ATGGGAGATGTTCTTCAAGGAAAAAAGGAAATAGTTGAAGAAATAAAAGGAAAAGTAAATAAATCTGAAGCAGTAGTCTTAGTAGACTATAGAGGTCTTAATGTAAGTGAGATAACTGAACTAAGAAAACAATGCAGAGAAGCTGGGGTAGATTATAAAGTATATAAAAATACTTTAATGAAATTTGCATTTAGAGATGCAGGTTTTGAAGAATTTACTGAACATTTAGCAGGACCAAATGCAGTAGCTTTTGGATATGATGATCCTGTTCAAGCAGCTAAAGTAACTTCGGATTTTGCAAAAGGACATGATAAGTTAGAAATTAAAGTAGGAATTGTAGATGGAAAGATAATTGATGTTAAAGAAATAAAATCATTAGCTAGTTTACCATCAAAAGAAGAACTTGTAGCTCAAGCTTTAAGAGGTTTGAATGCACCAATAACAGGATTTGTTAATGTATTACAAGGAAATATTAGAAATCTTGCATATGCATTAAATGCAATTAAAGAAAAAAAAGAAGCTCAAGAAGCGTAA
- the rpoB gene encoding DNA-directed RNA polymerase subunit beta: MVHPVTLGRRKRMSYSRIKEAAELPDLIEVQRSSYEWFLGEGLREVFEDISPIQDYTGNIILEFVDYYLDEEPKYSEVESKEKDASYSAPLKAKIRLINKETGEVKEQEVFMGDFPLMTRKGTFIINGAERVVVSQLVRSPGVYYSTEIDKSGKDLYSSTVIPNRGAWLEYETDSKGIVHVRIDRTRKLTITTLLRALGYSKDVDIIELIGETEEVLKTLEKDNTNTQEEALLEIYKRLRPGEPPTVENATTLLDNLFFDSRRYDLAKVGRYKFNKKLALRNRIIGRKSAENIADPETGEILIDKGENITREKALLIEGLGINKVDIELDNGQIIRVLGNNFVDPEVFGLPFSLEEFGLKEKVFYPKMKELVDNFQDPEELKEEIKESSRELSPKHIIIDDIIASISYEFNLFYDVGNVDDIDHLGNRRLRSVGELLQNQFRIGLSRMERVVRERMTIQDIDVATPQALINIRPVVAAIKEFFGSSQLSQFMDQTNPLAELTHKRRMSALGPGGLSRDRAGFEVRDVHHSHYGRMCPIETPEGPNIGLITSLTTYARINEYGFLEAPYRKVDRENNIATEEIEYLTADLEDEFIIAQSNEELDEEGKFVNKRVVARGRNGIIDIYPSDEVDYMDVSPKQIVSVGTSMIPFLENDDANRALMGANMQRQAVPLLKAESPIVGTGIEYKAAKDSGVMILAKRSGVVERVCSNRVLVKRDSDGQIDEYKLLKFTRSNQGTCINHRPIVRRGDRIEKGDVIADGPSTDMGEIALGKNLLVAFMTWEGYNFEDAILISEKLVKNDGLTSIHIEEYEAESRDTKLGPEEITRDIPNVGDDMLKNLDERGIVHLGAEVKAGDILVGKVTPKGETELTAEERLLRAIFGEKAREVRDTSLKVPHGETGIVVDVKIFSRENGDELQPGVNQMVRVYVATKRKINDGDKMCGRHGNKGVISRILPEEDMPYLPDGTPVEIVLNPLGVPSRMNLGQVLEVHLGLAAKKLGWKVATPVFDGANEEDIANALKDAGYPQDGKIQLRDGRTGEYFKNPVTVGYMYMLKLHHLVDDKIHARSTGPYSLVTQQPLGGKAQFGGQRFGEMEVWALEAYGAAHTLQEILTVKSDDVVGRVKTYEAIVKGENIPEPGVPESFKVLIKELQSLALDVKVFTEEDGEIEIIESTDDEAEDIELEGKDIIGDSNVGK, translated from the coding sequence ATGGTACATCCTGTAACACTTGGCAGGCGTAAAAGAATGAGTTATTCAAGAATTAAGGAAGCGGCTGAATTGCCAGATTTAATTGAGGTACAAAGAAGTTCTTATGAATGGTTTTTAGGTGAAGGACTTAGAGAAGTATTTGAAGACATCTCCCCAATACAAGATTACACAGGAAATATCATACTAGAGTTTGTAGATTACTACTTAGATGAAGAACCAAAATACTCAGAGGTGGAATCTAAGGAGAAAGATGCTAGTTATTCTGCACCATTAAAAGCAAAGATTAGATTAATAAATAAAGAAACGGGAGAGGTAAAAGAACAAGAAGTATTTATGGGTGATTTCCCATTAATGACTCGAAAAGGTACATTTATTATTAATGGTGCTGAAAGAGTTGTTGTAAGCCAGTTAGTTAGATCACCAGGAGTATATTATTCTACAGAAATAGATAAGAGTGGAAAAGATTTATACTCTTCTACAGTAATCCCCAATAGGGGAGCGTGGCTTGAATACGAAACAGATTCAAAAGGCATTGTACATGTAAGAATTGATAGGACTAGGAAGCTAACTATTACAACTCTATTAAGGGCTTTAGGCTATTCTAAAGATGTAGATATTATTGAACTAATCGGAGAGACAGAAGAAGTTTTAAAAACATTGGAAAAAGATAATACAAACACTCAAGAAGAAGCTTTATTGGAAATATATAAAAGATTAAGGCCAGGAGAACCACCAACCGTTGAAAATGCAACTACTCTTTTAGACAATTTATTCTTTGATTCTAGACGTTATGATTTAGCGAAAGTTGGAAGATATAAATTTAATAAAAAACTTGCCTTACGCAATAGAATAATAGGTAGAAAATCAGCAGAAAATATTGCTGACCCTGAAACAGGAGAAATTCTTATTGATAAAGGAGAAAATATTACTCGCGAAAAAGCTTTATTAATCGAAGGTTTAGGAATAAATAAGGTAGATATAGAACTTGATAATGGACAAATAATTAGGGTATTAGGAAATAATTTTGTTGACCCTGAAGTTTTTGGACTGCCATTTTCATTAGAAGAATTTGGGTTAAAAGAAAAGGTGTTTTATCCAAAGATGAAAGAGTTAGTTGATAATTTTCAAGACCCTGAGGAATTGAAAGAAGAAATCAAAGAAAGTTCTAGGGAATTATCACCAAAACATATAATAATAGATGATATTATTGCTAGCATAAGCTACGAGTTTAATCTTTTTTATGATGTGGGAAATGTTGACGATATAGATCATTTAGGAAATAGAAGATTACGTTCTGTAGGAGAGCTGTTACAAAACCAATTTAGAATAGGTCTTTCTAGAATGGAAAGAGTAGTAAGGGAAAGAATGACCATACAAGATATTGATGTGGCAACGCCTCAAGCGTTAATTAATATAAGACCAGTAGTTGCGGCTATTAAAGAGTTTTTTGGTAGCAGTCAATTGTCCCAGTTTATGGATCAAACGAATCCTCTTGCAGAATTAACCCATAAAAGAAGAATGTCAGCATTAGGTCCCGGAGGATTAAGTAGAGATAGGGCTGGTTTTGAAGTCAGAGACGTACATCATTCTCACTATGGGAGAATGTGTCCTATTGAAACGCCAGAAGGACCTAATATAGGACTTATAACCTCCTTAACAACTTATGCTAGAATTAATGAATATGGATTTTTAGAGGCACCCTATAGAAAAGTTGATAGAGAAAATAATATTGCTACAGAAGAGATAGAGTATTTGACTGCAGATTTAGAAGATGAGTTTATTATAGCTCAGTCAAATGAAGAATTAGATGAAGAAGGAAAGTTTGTCAACAAAAGAGTAGTGGCAAGGGGAAGAAATGGAATTATTGATATATACCCAAGTGATGAAGTGGATTATATGGATGTTTCGCCAAAGCAAATTGTATCAGTAGGTACATCTATGATTCCGTTCCTTGAAAATGATGATGCTAATAGAGCTCTTATGGGTGCTAACATGCAGCGTCAGGCAGTACCACTACTGAAGGCAGAATCCCCAATTGTAGGTACTGGAATTGAGTATAAGGCAGCAAAAGATTCTGGTGTTATGATACTTGCTAAGAGAAGTGGAGTAGTAGAGAGAGTATGTTCTAATAGAGTATTAGTAAAAAGGGATTCAGACGGACAAATAGATGAATACAAACTATTGAAATTTACTCGTTCTAATCAAGGGACATGTATAAATCATAGACCTATAGTTAGACGAGGAGATAGAATAGAAAAAGGCGATGTTATTGCTGATGGTCCAAGTACAGATATGGGTGAAATAGCTTTAGGTAAAAACCTATTAGTAGCTTTTATGACTTGGGAAGGTTATAACTTTGAAGACGCCATTTTAATAAGTGAGAAATTAGTTAAAAATGATGGATTAACATCTATTCATATAGAAGAATATGAAGCTGAGTCCAGGGATACTAAATTAGGACCTGAAGAAATTACAAGGGATATTCCTAATGTTGGAGACGATATGCTGAAAAATCTAGATGAAAGAGGAATTGTGCATCTAGGTGCTGAGGTTAAAGCAGGCGATATATTAGTAGGAAAAGTAACACCAAAAGGTGAAACTGAATTAACAGCTGAAGAGAGACTTTTAAGAGCCATATTTGGAGAAAAGGCTAGAGAAGTAAGGGATACTTCTTTAAAAGTACCTCATGGGGAAACAGGTATAGTTGTAGATGTAAAAATATTTTCAAGGGAAAATGGAGATGAATTACAACCAGGTGTAAATCAAATGGTAAGAGTGTATGTGGCAACTAAGCGAAAGATAAATGACGGAGATAAAATGTGTGGTCGTCATGGGAATAAAGGTGTTATTTCTAGAATACTTCCAGAAGAAGATATGCCTTATTTACCAGATGGAACGCCTGTAGAAATTGTGTTAAACCCTCTTGGAGTACCTTCTAGAATGAATTTGGGGCAAGTATTAGAAGTCCATTTAGGATTAGCTGCTAAAAAACTTGGATGGAAAGTTGCAACTCCAGTATTTGATGGAGCTAACGAAGAAGATATAGCCAATGCTTTAAAAGATGCAGGTTATCCTCAAGATGGGAAAATTCAACTAAGAGATGGTAGGACAGGAGAGTATTTTAAGAATCCAGTTACTGTAGGCTATATGTATATGTTGAAATTACATCATTTAGTTGATGATAAGATACATGCTAGATCTACTGGACCATATTCTTTAGTTACACAACAACCTTTAGGTGGAAAAGCTCAATTTGGAGGACAAAGGTTTGGAGAAATGGAAGTATGGGCATTAGAAGCTTATGGTGCAGCTCATACATTACAGGAAATATTGACAGTTAAGTCTGATGACGTAGTAGGAAGAGTTAAAACCTATGAGGCTATTGTTAAGGGTGAAAATATACCTGAACCAGGAGTACCCGAATCCTTTAAGGTATTAATAAAAGAGTTACAAAGTTTAGCTTTAGATGTAAAGGTATTTACTGAAGAAGATGGTGAAATAGAAATAATAGAATCAACAGATGATGAAGCCGAAGACATTGAATTAGAAGGAAAAGATATAATTGGCGATTCAAATGTTGGTAAATAA
- the rplL gene encoding 50S ribosomal protein L7/L12, which produces MASEKVQNLIEEVKNLTVLELADLVEALEEEFGVSAQAPVAVAAAGAAPADGGAAAEEKTEFDVELTEVGQEKIKVIKVVRDITGLGLKEAKGLVDSAPKAVKEGASKEEAEEIKTKLEEVGATVELK; this is translated from the coding sequence ATGGCAAGTGAAAAAGTACAAAATTTAATTGAAGAAGTAAAAAACTTAACTGTTTTAGAGTTAGCTGATTTAGTAGAAGCTTTAGAAGAAGAATTTGGAGTTAGTGCTCAAGCACCAGTAGCAGTAGCGGCAGCAGGTGCAGCACCGGCAGATGGTGGCGCAGCAGCTGAAGAAAAAACTGAATTTGATGTTGAACTAACAGAAGTTGGTCAAGAAAAAATTAAAGTTATAAAAGTTGTAAGAGATATTACAGGATTGGGATTAAAAGAAGCTAAAGGATTAGTAGACAGTGCTCCTAAGGCAGTAAAAGAAGGAGCATCAAAAGAAGAAGCAGAGGAAATTAAGACTAAATTAGAAGAAGTAGGAGCAACTGTAGAATTAAAATAG